Proteins encoded within one genomic window of Cucumis sativus cultivar 9930 chromosome 3, Cucumber_9930_V3, whole genome shotgun sequence:
- the LOC101222182 gene encoding probable serine/threonine-protein kinase At1g54610 → MGCVCCKPSAIEDSKESPRDRVSSKTSSDLRVARLTSSSREEAYRAKDQYDGNDARVTLIDKQVNGSGRLPGENCERKREKMEHMTAQHPSMGRIPKAAEGDHIAAGWPPWLAAVAGEAIRGWLPRRADSFEKLDKIGQGTYSNVYRARDLDQKKIVALKKVRFDNLEPESVRFMAREIHILRRLDHPNVIKLEGLVTSRMSCSLYLVFEYMEHDLAGLASHPGVKFTEAQVKCYMQQLLRGLDHCHSHGVLHRDIKGSNLLIDNHGILKIADFGLASFFDIHQNQPLTSRVVTLWYRPPELLLGATYYGTAVDLWSTGCILAELYAGKPIMPGRTEVEQLHKIFKLCGSPSEDYWRKSRLPHATIFKPQQPYRRCVADTFKDFPAPALALIETLLSIDPADRGSAALALKSEFFSAKPLPCDPSSLPKYPPSKEFDAKIRDEEARRQGAVGSKGHRLDLQRKDRDSRAVPAPDANAELASSMQKRQGLSSSKSRSEKFNPHPEEASGFPIDPPRPSQGAERMDSQVRHPKKASHSGPLAQRAAWAKASRNPDDPPKISTGTETFATSGLVAARRSMLAEDCREKSDSSQGEVQKLIGRFPGSFKETSESSMLPDQKFSNHSIAGSHDKERSSTKDPIVVGYGSKGHKIHYSGPLLVPSGNMDQMLKDHDRHIQEAVRRARLDKAKVRKIQADGKQISTNSLFVSGR, encoded by the exons ATGGGTTGCGTTTGCTGTAAGCCCTCTGCTATTGAAGATAGCAAGGAAAGTCCAAGGGATAGGGTCTCAAGTAAGACCTCTTCTGACCTGCGGGTTGCAAGATTGACTTCGTCATCGAGGGAAGAAGCTTATCGAGCTAAAGATCAGTATGATGGTAATGATGCGAGAGTGACGTTGATTGACAAGCAGGTGAATGGGTCGGGTCGACTGCCAGGCGAGAATTGTGAGAGGAAGAGGGAGAAGATGGAGCATATGACTGCTCAACATCCTTCAATGGGGAGAATTCCGAAGGCAGCAGAGGGAGACCACATTGCTGCAGGCTGGCCGCCATGGCTGGCTGCAGTTGCAGGAGAGGCAATCAGAGGATGGCTACCCCGACGAGCTGATTCTTTTGAGAAATTGGATAAA ATTGGCCAAGGGACTTATAGTAATGTATATAGGGCTCGGGATCTtgaccaaaagaaaattgttgcTTTGAAGAAAGTAAGGTTTGACAACCTGGAACCTGAGAGCGTTCGCTTTATGGCTAGGGAAATTCACATATTGCGTAGACTTGATCATCCAAATGTAATAAAGCTGGAGGGTCTAGTTACATCTCGGATGTCTTGCAGCCTCTATCTTGTTTTTGAGTACATGGAACATGACCTGGCAGGACTTGCATCACACCCTGGTGTGAAGTTTACAGAGGCGCAG GTTAAATGTTACATGCAGCAACTTTTACGTGGACTTGATCATTGTCACAGTCATGGAGTTCTACATCGTGATATAAAGGGTTCCAACCTTTTAATTGACAATCATGGCATCTTGAAAATTGCAGACTTTGGTCTAGCAAGTTTTTTTGATATCCATCAAAATCAGCCTCTGACTAGTCGGGTTGTAACACTTTGGTATCGACCACCTGAGCTTTTACTTGGTGCCACTTATTACGGTACAGCTGTAGATTTGTGGAGTACTGGCTGCATACTTGCTGAATTGTATGCTGGGAAGCCCATTATGCCAGGAAGAACGGag GTGGAACAgttacataaaatatttaaactctGTGGCTCTCCTTCAGAGGATTATTGGAGGAAATCAAGGTTGCCTCATGCAACAATATTTAAGCCCCAACAACCCTATAGACGTTGTGTTGCAGACACATTTAAGGATTTTCCTGCACCTGCTTTAGCTCTCATTGAGACCTTGCTCTCTATAGATCCTGCAGATCGTGGCTCTGCTGCTCTCGCCCTTAAAAGTGAA TTTTTTTCAGCAAAGCCACTACCTTGTGATCCTTCAAGCTTGCCAAAGTATCCTCCAAGCAAAGAATTTGATGCCAAAATAAGGGATGAGGAAGCTAGAAG ACAAGGAGCAGTAGGAAGCAAGGGACACCGGCTTGACCTGCAAAGAAAAGATCGAGATTCCAGAGCTGTCCCTGCACCTGATGCCAATGCTGAATTAGCCTCATCAATGCAG AAAAGACAAGGCCTGTCCAGTTCAAAGAGCCGGAGTGAGAAGTTTAACCCACATCCAGAAGAGGCTTCTGGCTTTCCAATTGATCCACCTAGACCTTCACAAGGAGCAGAAAGAATGGATTCTCAGGTGCGTCATCCTAAGAAAGCCTCACATTCAGGGCCACTTGCTCAGCGTGCTGCTTGGGCGAAGGCTAGTAGGAACCCAGATGACCCTCCCAAAATTTCAACTGGGACCGAAACTTTCGCAACTTCAGGACTAGTAGCAGCTAGAAGAAGTATGCTGGCTGAAGATTGTAGGGAAAAATCTGATTCTTCACAAGGAGAGGTTCAAAAGCTAATTGGTAGGTTTCCCGGTTCCTTCAAAGAAACCTCAGAGTCGTCAATGCTACCGGACCAGAAGTTCTCAAATCACAGTATTGCAGGCTCACATGACAAAGAGAGGAGCAGCACTAAAGACCCTATAGTT GTGGGCTATGGCTCGAAGGGTCATAAGATTCATTATTCTGGTCCATTACTGGTTCCTTCCGGTAACATGGaccaaatgttgaaggaccACGACCGCCATATCCAAGAAGCAGTAAGACGAGCTCGGCTTGACAAGGCCAAGGTACGGAAGATTCAAGCTGATGGGAAACAGATATCGACAAATTCATTATTCGTCTCAGGTCGTTAA
- the LOC101222419 gene encoding beta-glucuronosyltransferase GlcAT14B has translation MGSLNLERKWLFPLVISSLICVFLLVTFFNMGLVSSLYTINSLFAIFPGRMTMDNTSAVFAESKIAQPSTPAGPTIPRFAYLISGSKGDLEKLWRILKALYHPLNHYVVHLDLESPAEERLELASRVGNESLFAEVKNVFMISKANMVTYRGPTMVANTLHACAILLKRSKDWDWFINLSASDYPLVTQDDLLYTFTNLDRNLNFIEHTSQLGWKEDKRAMPLIVDPGLYLLTKSDIFNVNPSRALPTAFKLFTGSAWMVLSREFVEYFIWGWDNLPRTLLMYYSNFVSSPEGYFHTVICNVPEFATTAVNHDLHYISWDYPPKQHPHTLSLNDTERMIASNAAFARKFKQDDSVLDLIDRDLLHRKKGDFTPGGWCAGHPKCSTVGNPMKIKPGEGAQRLHRLITRLILAARSGENQCK, from the exons ATGGGGTCCTTGAACTTGGAGAGGAAATGGCTGTTTCCTCTTGTGATAAGCTCTCTCATATGCGTATTTCTTCTTGTCACCTTCTTCAACATGGGTCTCGTCTCTTCACTTTACACGATCAACTCGCTTTTTGCAATCTTTCCCGGTCGAATGACTATGGACAACACAAGTGCTGTTTTTGCTGAATCGAAGATTGCACAACCTTCAACTCCTGCGGGACCAACAATCCCTCGCTTTGCTTATTTGATTTCTGGGTCGAAAGGTGATTTGGAAAAGCTATGGAGAATCCTTAAAGCGTTGTATCACCCTTTGAATCATTATGTTGTCCACTTGGACCTCGAGTCACCAGCAGAGGAGCGATTGGAATTGGCATCGCGAGTGGGAAACGAGTCACTTTTTGCTGAAGTTAAGAATGTTTTCATGATCAGCAAGGCCAATATGGTTACCTACAGGGGACCTACCATGGTTGCTAATACTCTTCATGCCTGTGCCATTCTTCTTAAGAGGAGTAAGGACTGGGATTGGTTTATCAACCTCAGTGCTTCTGATTATCCTCTTGTGACTCAAGATG ACCTTCTTTATACGTTCACAAATTTAGATCGAAACCTCAATTTTATTGAGCACACAAGCCAGTTGGGGTGGAAAGA GGATAAGCGAGCAATGCCATTGATTGTAGATCCTGGTCTCTATTTGTTGACCAAATCAGATATTTTCAACGTCAATCCATCTCGAGCTTTGCCAACAGCATTTAAATTGTTTACTG GTTCAGCATGGATGGTTCTGTCTCGTGAGTTTGTGGAATATTTCATTTGGGGTTGGGATAATCTTCCTAGGACCCTTCTCATGTACTACAGTAATTTCGTCTCCTCTCCCGAAGGTTATTTTCACACTGTTATATGCAATGTGCCCGAGTTTGCTACTACAGCTGTGAACCACGACTTACACTACATCTCTTGGGACTATCCCCCCAAACAACATCCACATACGCTTTCTCTTAACGACACAGAGAGAATGATTGCGAGCAATGCTGCCTTTGCTCGTAAGTTCAAACAAGATGACTCCGTGCTTGATCTGATCGACAGGGATTTGCTTCATCGGAAAAAAGGAGACTTCACTCCTGGTGGTTGGTGTGCAGGCCACCCCAAGTGTTCCACAGTCGGTAACCCGATGAAAATCAAACCAGGCGAAGGAGCTCAACGGCTTCACCGTCTTATAACTAGACTAATTTTGGCAGCTAGATCCGGGGAAAACCAGTGTAAATGA